The proteins below come from a single Candidatus Methylomirabilis tolerans genomic window:
- a CDS encoding NAD(P) transhydrogenase subunit alpha has product MANEVMLAVYVFVLAIFVGFEVISKVPPILHTPLMSGSNAISGITLVGALIAAGYGGFDLLGLLGFLAVTFGTINVVGGYLVTDRMLRMFKREEKGQRGKSQ; this is encoded by the coding sequence ATGGCGAATGAGGTGATGCTTGCCGTCTATGTTTTTGTCCTGGCCATCTTCGTGGGGTTTGAGGTGATCTCCAAAGTCCCCCCCATCCTGCATACCCCGCTGATGTCGGGCTCCAATGCGATATCGGGGATTACGCTGGTTGGGGCCCTTATTGCTGCCGGGTACGGTGGATTTGATCTGCTGGGCCTACTCGGCTTCCTTGCCGTGACCTTCGGGACCATCAACGTTGTGGGGGGTTACCTGGTCACGGACCGGATGCTCCGCATGTTTAAACGGGAGGAGAAGGGTCAGAGGGGGAAGTCGCAATGA
- a CDS encoding Re/Si-specific NAD(P)(+) transhydrogenase subunit alpha translates to MRVAVPKEIESGERRVAIIPETVKRLIKKGVEVSVESGAGEGSCFRNGEYEEAGAVIEPSAEALLAATDVIIKIQRPAPAELLKIREGTTIISLLYPMVNQDLVQALASRKITAIAVDSIPRTTLAQMMDVLSSQATVSGYYAVIMAAYALPKFFPMLMTAAGTIAPAKVLILGAGVAGLQAIATARRLGAAVEAFDTRKVVRQQVESLGARFVEVDMAEDAQTSSGYAKELSDEYKGRQAELLRRHIAKSDVCITTALIPGQRAPILITEEMVQAMRPGSVIVDLAAEQGGNCALTEPGNETVKHGVTVIGRLNLPSRLAVHASQMYSRNMEKLLLHLTDKDGGLKLNLQEEITQGCVITHMGEVVHPKVKVLMQRGEG, encoded by the coding sequence TTGCAGTTCCAAAGGAGATTGAGTCGGGAGAAAGGCGTGTCGCAATTATCCCGGAAACAGTTAAGCGACTGATAAAAAAGGGAGTCGAGGTGTCCGTGGAGTCCGGTGCGGGTGAAGGTTCGTGTTTCCGGAATGGGGAGTACGAGGAGGCCGGTGCCGTAATAGAGCCTTCGGCGGAAGCGCTGCTTGCCGCCACGGATGTCATCATCAAGATTCAGCGCCCCGCTCCGGCGGAATTGCTGAAGATTCGCGAAGGCACTACGATCATCAGCTTGCTGTATCCGATGGTCAACCAGGACCTCGTCCAGGCCCTTGCGTCTCGTAAGATTACCGCGATTGCGGTGGACAGCATTCCTCGAACTACGCTGGCCCAGATGATGGATGTCCTCAGCTCGCAGGCCACGGTCTCGGGATACTACGCGGTGATCATGGCTGCGTATGCACTTCCGAAATTCTTTCCGATGTTGATGACTGCCGCGGGGACTATTGCGCCGGCCAAAGTCCTGATCTTGGGCGCCGGTGTCGCGGGGCTTCAGGCTATCGCCACCGCGAGGCGGCTCGGCGCCGCAGTGGAGGCATTCGATACGCGAAAGGTCGTGCGGCAGCAGGTAGAAAGTCTTGGAGCGCGGTTCGTTGAGGTGGACATGGCTGAGGACGCGCAGACATCGAGCGGGTATGCGAAGGAACTTTCTGATGAATACAAGGGACGACAGGCGGAACTTCTACGCCGGCATATCGCTAAGTCTGATGTCTGTATTACGACAGCCCTTATTCCCGGCCAGCGCGCTCCTATTCTGATTACGGAAGAGATGGTGCAGGCCATGAGGCCGGGATCGGTCATCGTGGACCTTGCGGCGGAGCAGGGCGGCAACTGCGCCCTGACCGAACCCGGAAATGAAACGGTGAAGCATGGGGTCACGGTTATCGGCCGCTTGAATCTTCCGAGTCGCCTGGCGGTCCACGCGAGTCAGATGTACTCGCGTAATATGGAGAAACTTCTCCTGCACCTGACGGACAAAGATGGTGGGCTGAAGCTCAATCTCCAGGAGGAGATCACGCAAGGGTGTGTGATTACCCATATGGGTGAGGTGGTCCATCCCAAGGTCAAGGTCCTGATGCAGAGGGGAGAAGGATAA